From one Cytophagales bacterium genomic stretch:
- a CDS encoding polysaccharide biosynthesis tyrosine autokinase — protein MDNQNNKYQEQEETIDIKALFFKFYRHWHYFVIAILVALSTAFIIIRYSERIYKVSATVLIRDESNTSLGAENLMEELELFSRRTNLENEIGVLRSYNMINNAISKLDFDVSYFSEGRIRSVQRYKDFPFRVELDSTSSQLIDVRFYLKSLSNGKYQIKAKQDDILVYDRVDNKVFRKKDEEVNINKTFNFYQPFKSENLAFTIYPQQVTNAHYKKSDKFYFVINDLDKVVEDYRNKITIESINRNASILELTVEGPVVEKEIDFINKLAEVYIGSGLDEKNQIAINTINFIDDQLTGIIESLQRTEKELELFRATNKIMDLSYAATNAFDKLEELESQRGIFILKTKYYEYILDYLENDNDIYQIVAPSAVGIDDPLLNNLIGELSKFNAEKNALSYSAKEKNPYLKVLGLKIESTKRSLVENINNLINSTKISVSDIDDRIAVIENSINRLPNTERRLVNIQRQFNLNDNIYTYLLEKRAEAGIAKASNTPDNRIVDNARVAGKGPVSPSIPLFFTVALVSAFIFPTIYIILKDILNDKIIDKKDLEDNTKIPILGAVGHSATGRAGIVIENPKSAIAESFRSLRINLQYLAAGKDKKVIAIISSISEEGKTFCAINLASILAFSGKKILLFGTDLRKPKIHDDFNIDNKIGLTTYLIGKCSVADMTQSSKVENLDIITSGPIPPNPAELLGIPPMDELMKQLKSRYDYIVLDTPPIGLVSDYFVLMKYVDVNIYIVRHNYTNKNLLSKINDLYDSGRINNLSIIINDIKPVGIGYGYGYRYGYGYGYGYGRHYGYYEDGMDKGENFIKRLFKRKN, from the coding sequence ATGGATAACCAAAACAACAAATACCAGGAACAGGAAGAAACCATAGATATCAAAGCGCTGTTTTTCAAGTTTTACAGGCACTGGCACTATTTTGTGATAGCAATTTTAGTGGCATTATCAACAGCTTTTATTATCATCAGGTATTCGGAACGCATCTATAAGGTAAGCGCTACAGTTTTGATCCGCGATGAGTCCAATACATCGCTGGGAGCTGAAAATCTTATGGAGGAGCTGGAATTATTCAGCAGGCGTACAAACCTGGAGAACGAAATAGGTGTTTTGAGGTCTTATAATATGATCAATAACGCCATTTCAAAGCTTGATTTTGATGTTTCCTATTTTAGCGAAGGCCGTATACGATCCGTACAAAGATATAAGGATTTTCCATTCAGAGTTGAGCTTGATTCCACAAGCAGCCAGCTTATTGATGTCCGTTTTTATTTAAAATCCCTGTCTAATGGAAAATATCAAATAAAAGCCAAACAGGACGATATCCTCGTATATGATCGGGTTGATAATAAGGTATTCAGAAAAAAAGATGAAGAGGTGAATATTAATAAAACTTTTAATTTTTATCAACCATTTAAAAGTGAAAACCTTGCTTTTACCATCTATCCTCAACAAGTAACCAACGCGCATTATAAAAAAAGTGATAAATTTTATTTTGTAATTAACGATCTGGATAAGGTGGTGGAAGACTACCGTAATAAGATCACGATTGAGTCTATCAACAGGAATGCATCTATACTTGAGCTAACTGTAGAAGGGCCTGTGGTTGAAAAAGAAATTGACTTCATAAATAAATTGGCAGAAGTATATATTGGGAGCGGTCTGGATGAAAAAAATCAAATTGCCATTAATACCATCAATTTTATTGATGATCAACTAACAGGAATAATAGAATCGCTGCAGCGAACAGAAAAAGAGCTGGAACTTTTCAGGGCTACCAATAAGATAATGGATCTAAGCTATGCAGCAACCAATGCTTTTGATAAGCTTGAAGAATTAGAATCACAAAGAGGTATTTTTATTCTAAAGACTAAGTACTACGAATACATCCTGGATTATCTTGAAAATGACAATGATATTTATCAAATTGTTGCCCCTTCGGCTGTTGGCATTGATGACCCGCTTTTGAATAATCTTATAGGCGAACTGTCAAAATTCAATGCTGAAAAAAACGCTTTATCATACAGCGCTAAAGAAAAAAATCCGTACTTAAAAGTGTTGGGCCTGAAAATTGAAAGTACCAAAAGATCGCTGGTTGAAAATATTAATAACCTGATAAATTCCACAAAAATCTCTGTCAGCGATATAGATGATAGAATTGCAGTTATTGAAAATAGTATCAATAGGCTGCCAAATACAGAAAGGCGATTGGTAAATATACAACGGCAATTTAACCTGAATGATAATATTTATACTTACCTGCTTGAAAAGCGAGCTGAAGCAGGTATCGCCAAAGCTTCCAATACACCTGACAACAGGATTGTAGATAATGCCCGGGTGGCAGGAAAAGGCCCTGTATCACCCAGTATACCGTTATTTTTTACGGTTGCATTGGTTTCTGCCTTTATTTTCCCAACCATATATATCATATTAAAAGATATTTTAAATGATAAGATAATAGATAAAAAAGACCTGGAAGACAATACCAAAATCCCTATATTGGGCGCTGTAGGGCATAGCGCTACAGGCAGGGCAGGAATAGTAATAGAGAATCCCAAGTCAGCCATAGCAGAATCATTCAGATCTTTGAGAATAAATCTTCAGTACCTCGCTGCCGGCAAGGACAAAAAGGTTATAGCTATCATTTCATCTATCAGTGAAGAAGGCAAAACGTTTTGTGCCATTAACCTTGCTTCTATTTTAGCATTTTCCGGTAAAAAAATCTTATTATTCGGTACTGACCTGCGCAAACCCAAAATACATGATGATTTTAATATTGATAATAAGATTGGTCTGACCACTTATCTGATAGGCAAATGCTCTGTTGCAGATATGACCCAATCCAGCAAGGTAGAAAACCTGGATATCATTACCTCCGGCCCCATCCCCCCCAATCCTGCCGAGCTGCTTGGAATACCACCCATGGATGAACTAATGAAACAACTAAAAAGCCGCTATGATTACATTGTTTTGGATACCCCGCCAATCGGGCTGGTATCAGACTATTTTGTATTGATGAAATATGTAGATGTAAATATTTATATCGTAAGGCATAATTATACAAACAAAAACCTGCTGTCAAAGATCAATGACCTGTATGACAGCGGCAGAATTAACAATTTGAGCATTATTATTAATGATATTAAGCCGGTTGGAATAGGGTATGGATATGGGTATCGTTACGGTTATGGTTATGGGTACGGGTATGGGCGCCATTACGGGTATTATGAGGATGGGATGGATAAGGGGGAAAATTTTATTAAGCGGTTATTTAAAAGAAAAAATTAA
- a CDS encoding polysaccharide export protein: MIKWFVNITVLFILLSACTSNKKLVYLQNKSHRIKPGELIAHKKYLYKIQPNDVLSVKILGLDPNTTSFFNIESNTAFNQYNPAALYLNGYSVNDSGYIYLPIIGPLKVIDYSIEEAASLIQAKVDEHLSKATVIVKLVNFKLTVLGEVKKPGMYNIYNDGVTILEALGLAGDITDFGNRTNVMLIRQTAQGAMLFNIDLTDSEMIRSNLYFLLPGDVIYVEPLRTKQARLSVPTASLILSGITTLVLILNLFRPF; encoded by the coding sequence ATGATTAAATGGTTTGTAAATATCACTGTTTTATTTATTTTATTATCAGCGTGCACTTCAAATAAAAAGTTAGTTTATCTTCAAAATAAAAGCCATAGGATCAAACCCGGTGAGCTTATTGCTCATAAAAAGTACCTCTATAAGATCCAACCTAATGACGTTTTATCCGTTAAAATTTTAGGTTTAGACCCAAACACTACCAGTTTTTTTAATATTGAATCAAATACTGCCTTTAACCAGTATAATCCGGCAGCATTATACCTGAATGGCTATTCAGTGAATGATTCAGGATACATTTATCTGCCGATAATAGGACCGCTCAAGGTTATAGACTACAGTATAGAAGAAGCTGCATCATTGATACAGGCCAAAGTTGACGAACATTTGAGTAAAGCTACTGTAATTGTAAAATTAGTAAACTTTAAGCTCACTGTGTTGGGTGAGGTGAAAAAACCGGGGATGTATAACATATATAATGATGGAGTTACTATCCTTGAAGCGCTTGGTTTGGCAGGAGATATAACAGATTTTGGCAACAGAACCAATGTGATGCTGATCAGGCAGACTGCGCAGGGGGCAATGTTGTTTAATATTGATCTGACAGACTCGGAGATGATCAGGTCGAATCTTTATTTTTTATTACCGGGTGATGTGATTTATGTAGAGCCCTTGAGAACGAAACAAGCAAGATTGAGCGTGCCAACGGCTTCGCTGATTTTATCGGGGATAACCACTTTGGTGCTTATATTAAATCTTTTTAGACCTTTCTAA
- a CDS encoding nucleotidyl transferase AbiEii/AbiGii toxin family protein, whose amino-acid sequence METKILSETCTVFLQKIKENDFLKNNFYLTGGTALAAFYLNHRYSEDLDFFSENQFDVSELNVFLNGLKKQLGIKKIDFQQSLNRNIFFVHFNEEVLRIEFTYFPFPRIERGRREYGIEIDSILDIAVNKLFTIYQRSKARDYIDLYYLCTEKGYSITELIAMAKAKFDFHIGPLQLGTQFLKAKEVKDYPKMIKEIQHEVWKSFFIEEAKKFKKDILN is encoded by the coding sequence ATGGAAACAAAGATTCTTAGTGAAACATGTACTGTGTTTTTACAAAAAATCAAGGAGAATGACTTTCTGAAAAATAACTTCTATTTAACAGGAGGTACAGCATTAGCAGCATTTTATTTGAATCACCGTTATTCTGAAGACCTTGATTTTTTTTCTGAAAACCAATTTGATGTTTCAGAACTGAATGTTTTTTTAAATGGTCTAAAAAAGCAACTAGGTATTAAAAAAATAGACTTCCAGCAAAGCCTGAATAGAAATATATTTTTCGTACACTTTAATGAAGAAGTGTTAAGAATCGAATTTACATATTTCCCTTTCCCTCGTATTGAGCGAGGCAGGCGTGAATACGGGATTGAGATCGACAGCATTCTTGATATTGCCGTTAATAAGCTTTTTACCATTTATCAAAGAAGCAAAGCCCGTGACTATATTGACCTCTATTATCTTTGTACTGAAAAAGGATATTCCATCACTGAATTAATTGCAATGGCGAAAGCCAAATTTGATTTTCACATAGGCCCTTTGCAGCTTGGTACACAATTTTTAAAAGCTAAAGAAGTAAAAGATTATCCGAAAATGATAAAAGAAATACAACATGAAGTATGGAAAAGTTTTTTCATTGAAGAAGCAAAAAAGTTTAAAAAAGACATACTGAATTAA